From one Bacteroides fragilis NCTC 9343 genomic stretch:
- a CDS encoding TolC family protein, with translation MKKRYYIVIAALLFGASVAKAQDHIKLDLQKTIQLANDSSLEAFRTQNMYLSGYWEYRTYKANRLPSLTLNMTPAEYNRDITKRYDSEKDLDVYRSQQSFYASGNLAIQQNFDLTGGTFYLQSQLGYMRSFGGNKTTQFTSVPIRLGYSQSLVGYNSFKWERKIEPLKYEKVKKEFVYNVEAVSVQATTYFFNLAMAQAEYNLAKENMVSSDTLYSIGVQRQKIAAISKADLLTLKLDVVNARNTLQNKASALKRAMFSLVSFLNLDKNTVIDIDLPVRPQELVIPVDKALQMAHENNPQLLGLKQNVLEAERNVDKTKKESRFNASVNACIGFNQVADNFGDVYHKPMQQDLVSVSVSIPLVDWGVRKGKYNMARNNLNVVKTSARQDEISLDEEVIMTVNDFNIQQNMITSAEEALDLSILAYNETRQRFIIGKADINSLTLSLNRQQEAQQNYISALQNYWLNYYKIRKLTLHDFATGISLTDKFDYAGGQLVR, from the coding sequence ATGAAGAAAAGGTATTATATAGTAATAGCAGCCTTGCTGTTTGGGGCTTCTGTAGCGAAGGCTCAGGATCATATAAAACTCGATTTGCAGAAGACGATACAATTGGCCAATGACAGTTCACTGGAGGCATTCCGTACGCAGAATATGTATCTTTCCGGTTACTGGGAGTATCGGACTTACAAGGCCAATCGCCTGCCGAGCCTTACTTTGAATATGACTCCTGCCGAGTATAACCGGGATATCACCAAGCGATACGATTCGGAAAAGGACTTGGATGTTTATCGTAGCCAACAGTCGTTCTATGCATCGGGTAATCTGGCTATCCAGCAGAACTTCGATTTGACCGGCGGTACTTTCTACCTGCAATCGCAATTGGGATATATGCGTAGTTTTGGTGGGAACAAGACAACGCAGTTTACCAGTGTACCTATCCGGTTGGGATATTCACAGAGCCTGGTCGGATATAATTCGTTCAAGTGGGAGAGAAAGATTGAACCCTTGAAATATGAAAAAGTAAAGAAAGAGTTTGTGTATAATGTGGAAGCCGTATCCGTGCAGGCCACTACGTATTTCTTTAACCTGGCTATGGCGCAGGCCGAGTATAACCTGGCCAAGGAGAATATGGTTTCTTCGGATACGCTTTATAGCATCGGAGTGCAACGCCAGAAGATAGCAGCCATCTCGAAAGCCGACTTATTGACACTGAAGTTGGATGTGGTGAATGCACGCAATACGTTGCAGAACAAGGCTAGTGCCCTGAAACGCGCCATGTTTTCACTGGTTTCGTTCCTGAACCTGGATAAGAATACGGTTATCGATATCGACTTGCCTGTCCGGCCTCAGGAATTGGTGATACCGGTGGACAAGGCATTGCAGATGGCACATGAAAACAATCCTCAGTTACTGGGGTTAAAGCAGAACGTACTGGAAGCCGAACGCAATGTGGACAAGACGAAAAAAGAGTCGCGTTTCAATGCGAGCGTGAATGCCTGTATCGGTTTCAACCAGGTGGCTGATAATTTTGGAGATGTGTACCACAAACCCATGCAGCAGGATTTGGTATCAGTCAGTGTCAGTATTCCGTTGGTTGACTGGGGGGTAAGGAAAGGTAAATATAACATGGCCCGCAATAACCTGAATGTGGTGAAAACTTCTGCCCGCCAGGATGAAATCAGCTTGGACGAAGAAGTGATCATGACTGTGAACGATTTCAATATTCAACAGAATATGATCACCAGTGCCGAAGAAGCACTAGACCTCTCTATCCTGGCCTATAACGAGACTCGTCAGCGGTTTATCATCGGGAAAGCAGATATCAACAGTCTGACGCTGTCTCTGAACCGTCAGCAAGAGGCACAACAGAATTACATTTCAGCCTTGCAAAACTATTGGCTGAACTATTATAAGATACGTAAACTGACGTTACATGACTTTGCTACCGGAATCTCGCTGACTGACAAGTTTGACTATGCGGGAGGACAATTGGTGCGATAG
- a CDS encoding lysophospholipid acyltransferase family protein, whose amino-acid sequence MKILYYIYQICIALPILLVLTILTAVVTIVGSLLGGAHIWGYYPGKIWSQLICLFLLIPVKVHGREKLHERTSYIFVPNHQGSFDIFLIYGFLGRNFKWMMKKSLRKIPFVGKACESAGHIFVDRSGPKKVLETIRQAKDSLKDGVSLVVFPEGARSFTGHMGYFKKGAFQLADDLQLAVVPVTIDGSFEILPRTGKWIHRHRMILTIHDPIPPKGQGADNMKATMAEAYTAVESALPDKFKGMVKNEDQDR is encoded by the coding sequence ATGAAGATACTATACTATATTTATCAAATCTGCATTGCATTGCCCATTTTGTTAGTATTGACTATCCTCACGGCGGTTGTCACAATCGTTGGTTCATTGCTGGGAGGAGCCCACATCTGGGGATATTATCCGGGGAAAATATGGTCACAACTGATCTGCCTTTTTCTGTTGATCCCGGTCAAAGTGCATGGGCGCGAAAAGCTACATGAAAGAACTTCTTACATCTTTGTCCCCAATCATCAGGGCTCATTCGATATCTTTCTGATTTATGGTTTTCTGGGACGTAACTTTAAATGGATGATGAAAAAAAGCCTTCGCAAAATTCCTTTCGTCGGAAAAGCATGCGAAAGCGCAGGACATATCTTTGTAGATCGCTCGGGACCGAAAAAGGTACTTGAAACCATTCGTCAAGCCAAAGACTCCCTGAAGGACGGAGTATCATTAGTGGTCTTCCCGGAAGGAGCCCGTTCTTTCACCGGACACATGGGATATTTTAAAAAAGGAGCTTTTCAATTGGCAGATGACTTACAGCTTGCCGTAGTTCCCGTAACCATAGACGGCTCTTTCGAAATCCTGCCACGCACCGGCAAATGGATTCACCGTCATCGCATGATTCTGACCATTCATGATCCCATCCCCCCCAAAGGACAAGGAGCAGATAATATGAAAGCTACTATGGCCGAGGCTTACACAGCTGTAGAAAGTGCACTTCCCGATAAATTCAAAGGAATGGTGAAGAACGAAGATCAGGATCGATAG
- a CDS encoding efflux RND transporter permease subunit, which produces MDNPSKIKTQTKASSFTLIVAFICVALIGLALIPLLPVKLNPSRTLPGFTVQFSMPGTSSRVVEIEATSKLEAMLARIKGIKNIYSTSDNGSGSITIELDKYADIDAVRFEASTIIRQTWPQLPDGVSYPYIRMKRPDENASRPFMSFTLNAPSTPILIQQYADEHIKTRLAQIQGIYKIDLSGATPMEWVLEYDSEQLRRLGITLSDIQQAVSRYYLKEFLGTYNVESSTGGKEWIRLALMPETKDEGFDASRIRVKSAEGKLISLDELVTVSHMEEAPQSYYRINGLNSIYLSITAEETANQLQLSKQVKEEMEAIQKVLPAGYEIHTSYDATEFIHEELNKIYLRTGLTVLILLFFVLIITLNPRYLFLIVVSLSINIAVAVIFYYLFGLEMQLYSLAGITVSLNLVIDNTIVMTDHILHRRNLKAFMSILAATLTTMGALVIIFFLDEKIRLNLQDFAAVVIINLAVSLFVALFFVPALIEKIGLKKRKRRRTQSRFFLLRASLPRRITVYFTRFYGWMIRKLCRWRVAVCILLILLFGLPVFMLPDKVEGEGRATEWYNKTLGSSTYKEKIKPIVDKALGGSLRLFIQKVYNGSYFTRNEEVVLYVYANLPNGSTLEQMNELIKKMEIYLSQFKEIKQFQTSVYNARRGNINIYFTKEHQNSGFPYTLKANIISKALQLGGGSWGVYGLQDQGFSNDVREGAGSFQVKMYGYNYDELYEWAEKLKAKLLTHRRIKEVIINSYFSYWKDDYQEFYFNLNRERMAQENINANILFSTIRPIYGKNMEIGSVVAENGSEKIKLSSKQSQEYDIWAMQYFPYGTDDKQYKLSELATMEKGQMPQQVAKENQQYRLCLQYEYIGSGEQGNKILKRDLEEFNKELPMGYTAQSERESWGWGKKDNKQYLLLLVVIAIIFFTTSILFNSLKQPLAIIFIIPVSYIGVFLTFYWFKLNFDQGGFASFVLLCGITVNASIYILNEYNAIRRRHPRMSALRAYTKAWNAKILPIFLTVVSTILGFIPFMVGTDKEAFWFPLAAGTIGGLVMSIIGIFFFLPVFVLKKRVGKR; this is translated from the coding sequence ATGGATAATCCTTCTAAAATAAAAACGCAGACGAAAGCCTCTTCTTTTACGCTGATTGTCGCCTTTATATGCGTGGCGTTGATCGGTCTGGCCTTAATCCCCCTGCTTCCCGTAAAGCTGAACCCTTCGAGAACCCTGCCCGGTTTTACGGTGCAGTTCAGTATGCCCGGTACTTCGTCGAGGGTGGTGGAAATAGAGGCTACCAGTAAACTGGAGGCTATGTTGGCACGTATCAAGGGCATAAAGAATATCTATTCTACCTCCGATAATGGTTCGGGAAGCATCACCATTGAATTGGATAAGTATGCGGATATAGATGCGGTACGTTTTGAGGCTTCTACCATTATCCGGCAGACCTGGCCGCAGCTTCCCGATGGAGTGAGCTATCCTTATATCAGGATGAAGCGCCCGGACGAGAATGCTTCCCGCCCTTTTATGTCGTTTACACTCAACGCTCCTTCTACTCCTATCTTGATTCAGCAATATGCCGATGAGCATATCAAAACAAGACTGGCACAGATTCAGGGCATCTATAAGATAGACCTGAGCGGAGCTACTCCCATGGAGTGGGTCTTGGAGTATGATAGCGAACAACTGAGACGATTGGGAATTACTTTGAGTGATATCCAGCAGGCTGTCAGCCGCTATTATCTGAAAGAGTTCCTCGGTACCTATAATGTCGAATCATCTACAGGGGGTAAAGAGTGGATCCGGTTGGCGCTGATGCCTGAAACAAAAGATGAGGGTTTTGATGCATCCCGTATCCGGGTGAAGAGTGCCGAAGGTAAATTGATCAGTCTGGACGAGCTTGTAACTGTGTCCCACATGGAAGAGGCCCCCCAAAGCTATTATCGCATCAACGGACTTAACTCCATTTATCTGTCGATAACAGCAGAAGAAACTGCCAATCAATTGCAATTGAGCAAACAAGTGAAAGAAGAGATGGAGGCCATACAAAAGGTGTTGCCTGCCGGATATGAAATTCACACCAGTTATGATGCGACGGAATTTATTCACGAAGAATTGAACAAGATTTATCTGCGTACCGGCCTTACGGTTCTGATCTTGCTGTTCTTTGTGCTGATTATCACTCTGAATCCGCGTTACCTATTCTTGATTGTAGTCAGCCTGAGCATCAATATTGCGGTAGCAGTCATTTTCTATTATCTTTTTGGGTTGGAGATGCAGCTCTATTCGCTGGCCGGTATTACGGTTTCGCTCAATCTGGTGATAGACAATACGATTGTGATGACCGACCATATACTGCACCGGCGTAACCTGAAAGCCTTTATGTCTATCCTGGCCGCTACTCTGACTACAATGGGAGCTTTGGTGATCATCTTCTTCCTTGACGAGAAGATACGGTTGAACTTGCAGGACTTTGCAGCCGTGGTGATTATCAACCTCGCCGTATCCTTGTTTGTCGCTCTGTTCTTCGTACCTGCCCTGATCGAAAAGATCGGGTTGAAAAAGAGGAAACGTCGTCGGACCCAATCCCGCTTCTTCCTTCTCCGGGCCTCTCTTCCGCGAAGAATAACGGTTTACTTTACCCGCTTCTATGGCTGGATGATACGTAAATTGTGTCGTTGGCGTGTGGCTGTCTGCATCTTGTTGATACTATTGTTCGGACTTCCGGTGTTTATGCTTCCGGATAAAGTGGAGGGTGAAGGACGTGCCACGGAGTGGTACAACAAAACCTTGGGATCGTCCACTTACAAAGAGAAGATCAAGCCGATAGTCGACAAAGCATTGGGAGGTAGTTTGCGCCTGTTTATCCAGAAGGTATACAACGGCAGCTATTTTACCCGGAACGAAGAAGTCGTGTTGTATGTATATGCCAATCTTCCGAACGGCAGTACGTTGGAGCAGATGAACGAACTGATCAAGAAGATGGAAATCTATCTGAGCCAGTTTAAAGAAATTAAGCAGTTCCAGACCTCGGTATACAATGCCCGTCGGGGTAATATCAATATCTATTTTACCAAAGAGCATCAGAATAGCGGTTTCCCCTATACACTGAAAGCCAACATTATCAGTAAGGCCCTGCAACTGGGTGGAGGTAGCTGGGGTGTATACGGCTTGCAGGATCAGGGGTTCAGTAATGATGTTCGTGAGGGAGCCGGTTCGTTTCAGGTGAAGATGTACGGATACAATTATGATGAACTGTACGAATGGGCTGAAAAGTTGAAAGCCAAGTTGCTGACCCACCGACGGATCAAGGAAGTCATCATCAATTCGTATTTCTCTTATTGGAAAGACGATTATCAGGAGTTCTATTTTAATCTGAACCGTGAACGTATGGCGCAGGAGAATATCAATGCCAATATTCTGTTCTCCACCATCCGGCCGATATATGGTAAGAATATGGAGATCGGCTCGGTAGTGGCGGAAAATGGTTCGGAAAAGATAAAGCTTTCTTCCAAGCAGTCTCAGGAATATGATATCTGGGCCATGCAATATTTTCCGTATGGAACAGACGATAAACAGTATAAGCTGTCTGAACTGGCCACTATGGAAAAAGGGCAGATGCCCCAACAGGTTGCCAAGGAGAACCAGCAGTACAGGCTATGCCTGCAATACGAATATATCGGTTCGGGCGAGCAGGGAAACAAAATCCTGAAGCGGGATCTGGAAGAATTCAATAAAGAGTTGCCGATGGGGTATACGGCTCAGTCGGAGAGAGAGAGCTGGGGTTGGGGAAAAAAGGATAACAAGCAATACTTGCTTTTGCTGGTAGTGATTGCCATTATCTTCTTTACTACCAGTATTCTGTTCAACTCTTTGAAGCAGCCTTTGGCCATCATATTTATCATTCCCGTGTCGTATATCGGGGTATTCCTGACGTTCTATTGGTTTAAGCTGAACTTTGACCAAGGTGGCTTTGCTTCGTTCGTTTTGCTATGTGGTATTACGGTGAACGCCAGTATCTATATCCTCAACGAATACAATGCCATCCGGAGGCGTCATCCACGAATGTCGGCTTTGAGAGCTTATACCAAAGCCTGGAATGCAAAAATCCTTCCTATCTTCCTGACGGTGGTTTCCACCATCCTTGGTTTTATTCCCTTTATGGTCGGTACGGATAAGGAGGCATTCTGGTTCCCATTAGCGGCAGGAACTATCGGAGGATTGGTGATGTCTATCATCGGAATCTTTTTCTTCCTCCCGGTATTCGTGTTGAAGAAGAGGGTTGGTAAGCGTTGA